A region from the Brevibacterium paucivorans genome encodes:
- a CDS encoding peptidylprolyl isomerase, with protein MSIATQQAILHTNKGDIKLNLFGNHAPKTVANFVELAEGTREYKDDAGRTNPTRYYDGLGFHRIIKQFMIQGGCPLGQGTGGPGYMFDDEIHPELQFTKPGLLAMANAGTRGGKGTNGSQFFITTVATEWLNGKHTIFGEVADEESAKVVADIEATPTGAMDRPQEPVVIESVEIIK; from the coding sequence ATGAGTATTGCAACGCAGCAGGCGATCCTGCACACCAACAAGGGCGACATCAAACTCAACCTGTTCGGAAACCACGCGCCAAAGACCGTGGCCAACTTCGTTGAACTGGCCGAAGGCACCCGCGAATACAAGGACGACGCGGGCCGCACCAACCCCACCCGTTACTACGACGGCCTGGGCTTCCACCGCATCATCAAGCAGTTCATGATCCAAGGCGGTTGCCCACTGGGTCAGGGAACCGGTGGCCCCGGATACATGTTCGACGACGAAATCCACCCTGAACTTCAGTTCACCAAGCCTGGCCTGCTGGCAATGGCCAACGCTGGAACTCGCGGCGGCAAGGGCACCAACGGTTCACAGTTCTTCATCACCACCGTTGCGACCGAATGGCTCAACGGCAAGCACACCATCTTCGGCGAGGTTGCTGACGAAGAATCCGCCAAGGTCGTCGCTGACATCGAAGCAACCCCCACCGGCGCAATGGACCGCCCACAGGAACCAGTCGTCATCGAGTCGGTTGAAATCATCAAGTAA